A stretch of DNA from Magnetococcales bacterium:
GTCTGCATCTGGAGCGGGTATTTCGCACCCACCACAGCTCAAGCCCAAGGACAAGGTGGCAGCCGGACCACAGCGCAAGGCGTCTCCAGCCGCAGATGCGGCGCAACGAAAATCCGCATCAACCAACGATCATACAGCCACTCCGGCCAATTCACGCTCGGATGGAACTGTTGCTCCCATGCCGGGAGATCAGCGGTTTTACATTGATCTGGGCAGTTTTCAGGACCAGGAGAGTGTTTCCCAGATTGCCACCCGTTTGACGGAGCTGGGATTGCCGGTCGAAAGAAGGGCTGTCCGAGTGGGTGAGCGCACTTTTCTGCGCTTGACTGCCGGACCTTTTCCCTTTCGGGCCGAGGCAGAATGGGCAGCAGCTCTTCTCAAGGAAAAGACCGGCATGGAAGGTACCA
This window harbors:
- a CDS encoding SPOR domain-containing protein produces the protein MFENKRQRRKWALVLAASLGLGLLPGCASQLEESPIYYADSRSSQTSDTYASTSVADGPVEKINSRTVIPPPTNKTFHPSGQNEAKTVPTPVSPPATKKPLGKVSASGAGISHPPQLKPKDKVAAGPQRKASPAADAAQRKSASTNDHTATPANSRSDGTVAPMPGDQRFYIDLGSFQDQESVSQIATRLTELGLPVERRAVRVGERTFLRLTAGPFPFRAEAEWAAALLKEKTGMEGTIVM